A part of Clostridium novyi genomic DNA contains:
- the cobU gene encoding bifunctional adenosylcobinamide kinase/adenosylcobinamide-phosphate guanylyltransferase, protein MGKIILVTGGARSGKSNYAENIAKDIEGKILYIATSIPFDDEMKHRVEKHKESRPEVWDTYEGYKDLDIVVREKNSLYDGMLLDCVTIMTSNFMFDYIGDKIGEADNITLDKVEKKIITNFEKLLNEVNKGNSTMILVTNELGYGIVPENKLARVYRDIIGRINQYIASRASEVYLVVCGIPMKVK, encoded by the coding sequence ATGGGAAAAATTATATTAGTAACTGGTGGGGCAAGAAGTGGTAAGAGCAATTATGCTGAAAACATAGCTAAAGATATAGAGGGAAAAATACTATACATCGCAACGTCAATTCCCTTTGATGATGAAATGAAGCATAGAGTTGAAAAACACAAAGAAAGTAGACCAGAAGTTTGGGATACATATGAAGGATACAAAGATTTAGATATAGTAGTAAGAGAAAAGAATAGTTTATATGATGGTATGTTACTTGATTGTGTAACTATTATGACTTCAAATTTTATGTTTGATTATATTGGAGATAAAATAGGAGAAGCAGATAATATTACTTTAGATAAAGTAGAAAAAAAGATAATTACAAATTTTGAAAAGCTTTTAAATGAAGTTAATAAAGGAAATAGCACAATGATACTTGTAACTAATGAATTAGGTTATGGAATAGTTCCAGAAAATAAATTAGCACGAGTATATAGGGATATAATAGGTAGAATAAATCAATACATAGCATCAAGGGCAAGTGAGGTATATCTAGTTGTATGTGGTATACCAATGAAGGTTAAGTGA
- the cobS gene encoding adenosylcobinamide-GDP ribazoletransferase, producing the protein MKNLILMIQFFTRIPINVEINVKEDSFAKGICYLPIVGLIIGMFNVATYIIASKLTTGMFPIVVALLANTMITGAFHIDGLADTCDGIFSSRKKERMLEIMKDSRVGTNGAIAIVFDFMFRACILNSLSEKYILISIIMAPVVAKTIVTLLMCFSVYARKEGGLGGVFLEKVEPFRMIIAFAICIILGYLVIGYKFLLILFITVIIMEIYKRFIYSKIDGMTGDTLGAANEIAEIMFILILLVFWRYYFI; encoded by the coding sequence ATGAAAAATTTAATATTAATGATTCAGTTTTTTACAAGGATACCTATAAACGTAGAAATAAATGTTAAAGAGGATTCCTTTGCAAAAGGAATATGTTATCTTCCCATTGTAGGACTTATTATAGGTATGTTTAATGTGGCTACATATATTATAGCTTCTAAATTAACTACAGGAATGTTTCCAATAGTAGTAGCATTACTTGCAAATACCATGATAACAGGAGCATTTCATATAGATGGTCTTGCAGATACTTGTGATGGTATTTTTTCTTCAAGAAAAAAAGAAAGAATGCTTGAAATAATGAAAGATAGTAGAGTTGGAACTAATGGTGCTATAGCTATAGTATTTGATTTTATGTTTAGAGCATGCATACTTAATAGTTTAAGTGAAAAATATATTTTAATATCAATAATAATGGCACCAGTAGTTGCTAAAACCATTGTTACATTATTAATGTGTTTTTCTGTTTATGCACGAAAAGAAGGTGGCCTTGGTGGTGTTTTTTTGGAGAAGGTAGAACCTTTTAGAATGATAATTGCTTTTGCAATTTGTATTATTTTAGGATATTTAGTTATAGGTTATAAATTCTTATTAATATTATTTATAACAGTTATAATTATGGAAATATATAAAAGATTTATATACTCTAAAATAGATGGAATGACAGGAGATACATTAGGTGCTGCAAATGAGATAGCTGAGATTATGTTTATATTAATATTATTAGTATTTTGGAGGTATTATTTCATATGA
- the cobC gene encoding alpha-ribazole phosphatase — protein MTSLYLARHGESELNVAGVYFGVTDCHLTQKGEKQCIELGEKLSDIDFDIIITSPLKRAFHSAELISNASKEDIIVMKDLMELNFGAWEGMHYKDIEKEYNSKWKEWTKDWKNVSPPKGESFKEFYNRVKIILENILSKYKDKKILVVCHQGTLRVIASVLLDMGTNGYWRFAFDYGKYSLFEITDGFAVLKKING, from the coding sequence ATGACCTCGTTATATTTAGCAAGACATGGAGAATCAGAATTAAATGTTGCTGGGGTGTATTTTGGAGTAACTGATTGTCATCTTACACAAAAGGGAGAGAAGCAGTGTATAGAATTAGGAGAAAAATTAAGTGACATAGATTTTGATATTATAATTACAAGTCCATTAAAAAGAGCTTTTCACTCTGCAGAATTAATAAGTAATGCTTCTAAAGAAGATATTATTGTTATGAAGGATCTTATGGAGCTTAATTTTGGAGCATGGGAAGGCATGCACTATAAAGATATAGAAAAAGAATATAATAGTAAATGGAAAGAATGGACAAAAGATTGGAAAAATGTATCACCACCGAAAGGGGAAAGCTTTAAAGAATTTTATAATAGAGTAAAAATAATTTTAGAAAATATATTATCTAAATATAAGGATAAGAAAATACTTGTGGTTTGCCATCAGGGTACGTTGAGGGTAATAGCTTCAGTTTTATTGGATATGGGTACCAATGGATATTGGAGATTTGCATTTGATTATGGAAAGTATAGTTTATTTGAAATAACCGATGGCTTTGCAGTATTAAAAAAAATTAATGGTTAG